In Zea mays cultivar B73 chromosome 7, Zm-B73-REFERENCE-NAM-5.0, whole genome shotgun sequence, the following proteins share a genomic window:
- the LOC103632603 gene encoding uncharacterized protein codes for MKTFDPWPVFFHREWKRNCPFLTGFTITGFIITKMTANFTEEDLKNSNFVQEHKKR; via the coding sequence ATGAAGACGTTCGACCCGTGGCCGGTCTTCTTCCACCGGGAGTGGAAGCGCAACTGTCCCTTCCTCACGGGGTTCACCATCACCGgcttcatcatcaccaagatgACAGCCAACTTCACCGAGGAGGACCTCAAGAACTCCAACTTCGTCCAGGAACACAAGAAGCGCTGA
- the LOC100191970 gene encoding Delta(8)-fatty-acid desaturase 2, translated as MPPSVDAMPAPGDAAGAGDVRMISSKELRAHASADDLWISISGDVYDVTPWLPHHPGGDLPLLTLAGQDATDAFAAYHPPSARPLLRRFFVGRLSDYAVSPASADYRRLLAQLSSAGLFERVGPTPKVQLVLMAVLFYAALYLVLACASAWAHLLAGGLIGFVWIQSGWMGHDSGHHRITGHPVLDRVVQVLSGNCLTGLSIAWWKCNHNTHHIACNSLDHDPDLQHMPLFAVSPKLFGNIWSYFYQRTLAFDAASKFFISYQHWTFYPVMCIARINLLAQSALFVLTEKRVPQRLLEIAGVATFWAWYPLLVASLPNWWERVAFVLFSFTICGIQHVQFCLNHFSSDVYVGPPKGNDWFEKQTAGTLDILCSPWMDWFHGGLQFQIEHHLFPRLPRCHLRKVAPAVRDLCKKHGLTYSAATFWGANVLTWKTLRAAALQARTATSGGAPKNLVWEAVNTHG; from the coding sequence ATGCCGCCCTCTGTCGATGCAATGCCGGCCCCCGGCGACGCCGCGGGCGCCGGCGACGTGCGCATGATCTCCTCCAAGGAGCTCCGCGCTCACGCTTCCGCCGACGACCTCTGGATCTCCATCTCCGGCGACGTGTACGACGTCACGCCCTGGCTCCCCCACCACCCGGGCGGCGACCTCCCGCTTCTCACCCTGGCGGGGCAGGACGCCACCGACGCCTTCGCCGCCTACCACCCGCCCTCGGCGCGCCCGCTCCTCCGCCGCTTCTTCGTTGGCCGCCTCTCTGACTACGCCGTCTCCCCCGCGTCCGCCGACTACCGCCGCCTCCTCGCGCAGCTATCCTCCGCGGGCCTCTTCGAACGCGTCGGCCCCACCCCCAAGGTCCAGCTCGTCCTGATGGCCGTCCTCTTCTACGCCGCGCTGTACCTCGTCCTCGCATGCGCCAGCGCCTGGGCGCACCTCCTCGCGGGGGGTCTCATTGGCTTCGTCTGGATCCAGTCCGGCTGGATGGGCCACGACTCGGGCCACCACCGCATCACCGGCCATCCGGTCCTCGACCGCGTCGTGCAGGTGCTCTCCGGGAACTGCCTCACCGGCCTCAGCATCGCCTGGTGGAAGTGTAACCACAACACGCACCACATCGCCTGCAACAGCCTGGACCATGACCCGGACCTCCAGCACATGCCGCTCTTTGCCGTCTCCCCCAAGCTGTTCGGCAACATATGGTCCTACTTCTACCAACGGACCCTGGCGTTCGATGCCGCCTCGAAATTCTTCATCAGCTACCAGCACTGGACCTTCTACCCGGTAATGTGCATCGCCAGGATAAATCTTCTCGCGCAGTCCGCCCTGTTCGTTCTCACGGAGAAGAGGGTGCCGCAGCGGTTGCTTGAGATCGCGGGGGTCGCCACATTCTGGGCTTGGTACCCGTTGCTGGTGGCTTCCCTGCCGAATTGGTGGGAGAGGGTCGCGTTTGTGCTTTTCAGCTTCACCATCTGCGGGATTCAGCACGTCCAATTCTGCCTGAACCACTTCTCGTCCGACGTGTATGTCGGGCCACCCAAGGGCAATGACTGGTTTGAGAAGCAGACGGCAGGCACGCTCGACATCCTGTGCTCTCCTTGGATGGATTGGTTCCACGGTGGCCTGCAGTTCCAGATTGAGCACCATCTGTTTCCCCGCCTACCTCGGTGCCACCTTCGCAAGGTTGCACCGGCCGTCCGCGACCTTTGCAAGAAGCATGGGCTCACTTATTCTGCAGCCACATTCTGGGGTGCAAATGTGCTTACATGGAAGACACTCAGGGCTGCTGCATTGCAGGCCAGGACCGCTACAAGTGGTGGTGCTCCGAAGAATTTGGTATGGGAGGCTGTGAACACCCATGGATAA